In Castanea sativa cultivar Marrone di Chiusa Pesio chromosome 6, ASM4071231v1, a single window of DNA contains:
- the LOC142639747 gene encoding uncharacterized protein LOC142639747 has protein sequence MAVLNLGHRCDRKDSSKASNGHEYILVAIDYFTKWVEADSYSVLKAKHVARFIENNIICRFGVPQEIIFNNGSHFKGEVRRIMELYNIEHHKSSPYQPQANVAVEAAKEEYEEHPSQDDKKRAKAQYHAQGYQKRIAKAFNKKVKLRNLKEGDLVLKLLKDETFDLRGKMKSRRSGPFVIKKIMSGGATRIPDLDGEEMLRLINMDRLQKYNI, from the exons ATGGCTGTTCTCAATTTAGGTCATAGATGTGATCGGAAGGATAGCTCCAAGGCTTCAAATGGGCATGAATACATTTTGGTGGCAATtgactatttcaccaagtgggtggaggcaGACTCCTACTCTGTATTGAAGGCAAAGCATGTGGCTCGGTTCATAGAAAACAACATCATATGTCGGTTTGGGGTGCCCCAAGAGATCATCTTTAATAATGGTTCCCACTTTAAGGGGGAGGTTCGAAGGATCATGGAATTGTACAATATTGAGCATCATAAGTCTTCACCATATCAGCCACAAGCTAATGTGGCCGTAGAAGCAGCTAAAGAAGAATACGAAGAACATCCTAGCCAAGATG ATAAGAAAAGGGCTAAGGCACAATATCATGCACAAGGGTACCAAAAAAGGATTGCTAAAGCATTCAACAAGAAAGTAAAACTAAGAAACCTTAAAGAAGGGGACTTGGTCCTAAAACTGCTTAAAGATGAGACTTTTGATCTAAGAGGAAAGATGAAGTCAAGGCGGTCTGGGCCTTTTGTCATTAAGAAGATCATGTCTGGAGGTGCTACAAGGATCCCAGATTTGGATGGGGAAGAGATGCTTCGCCTAATTAACATGGATAGACTCCAGAAATACAacatttaa
- the LOC142639748 gene encoding uncharacterized protein LOC142639748, with translation MSDFCTKNPIEGEDGKEDFPDEDILDVMLGTWKMYFDRAINQYGNGIRILLITPEGSYIPLAIRLNFEATNNMVEYEACTAKMEPLRELRVKEVDIYGDSTLVISKAQRLWKVKEEHLKPYQQYLEDMSKTFDKIKYTINPRAQNQFADALATFASMVEIPEGVWT, from the coding sequence ATGTCAGATTTTTGTACTAAGAATCCTATAGAGGGGGAAGATGGTAAAGAAGACTTTCCAGATGAGGACATTTTGGATGTTATGTTAGGGACATGGAAGATGTACTTTGACAGAGCCATAAACCAATATGGGAATGGGATAAGAATACTCCTGATCACTCCCGAGGGATCTTACATACCTTTGGCTATCAGGTTGAActttgaagcaacaaataacATGGTTGAATATGAGGCATGTACTGCCAAAATGGAACCTCTTCGAGAGTTGAGGGTAAAGGAGGTCGACATCTATGGAGATTCAACTTTGGTTATATCCAAAGCACAAAGGTTGTGGAAGGTGAAGGAGGAACACTTGAAGCCTTATCAACAATACTTGGAGGACATGTCCAAGACCTTTGACAAGATTAAGTACACAATCAACCCTAGAGCTCAAAATCAATTTGCGGATGCCTTAGCTACCTTTGCGTCCATGGTTGAAATACCCGAGGGAGTATGGACATGA